The following is a genomic window from Acidimicrobiia bacterium.
GCCAGCCTCGGCCTGGAACCCCACCAGGTGCGTCTCCACATGGCGGGCATCGGTGGCGCCTTCGGGGCCAGGGAGGACCTGAGCCTCCAGGTCCACCTCTGCCTGCTCGCCCTTCACACGGGGCGTCCCGTGAAGATGGTGTACGACCGCTCCGAGTCGTTCGTGGGGCACGTTCACCGGCATCCGGCCCGTATGTGGTACCGGCACGAGGCCGAACCCGACGGCACCCTGCGACGGGTTGAGGCGAAGATCATCCTCGACGGTGGCGCCTACGCCTCCACCAGCTCGGCGGTCCTCGCCAACTCGGCGTATTTCGCCGTGGGTCCGTATCGCTGCGATGCGGTTCGCGTGCACGCCGTGGCGGCCCGGACCAATAACCCGCCCTGCGGAGCCATGCGCGGCTTCGGCGCCGTGCAGTCCTGCTTCGGATACGAGTCGCAGATGGACCGGCTCGCCGACGCGCTCGGGATGGACCCGATCGAGCTCCGGCTCAAGAATGCCCTGGCGCCCGGCGACCGCCTTCCGACCACGGGGCAGCTCATCGAGGGGAGCATGCCGGTACGGGAGGTGATCGAGACCCTGCGCGCCATGCCGCTGCCGGCGGACGAGACCTCCGGCGACCCCCGGCGGCTCCCCGGCGGCACCGGTAACACCACGCCGGCGTCGGCTGTCGTCCGTGGCGTCGGTTTCGCCGTCGGCATCAAGAACCTCGCCTTCTCCGAAGGATTCGATGACTACGCCGAGGTCCGCGCCAGCCTGGGGCCAGACGGTCTCACCATCCACACCGCCGCCGCCGAGGTCGGGCAGGGCCTGGTGACCGTTCTGGAGCAGATCGGCCGGTCCGCCACCGGCGTCGAGACCGTCCGGGTGGTCTGGGACACCACCGCGCAGATCGGCTCGGCGGGGTCGTCGTCGGCGTCCCGCCAGTCGCAGATGAGTGGCGGGGCCGCCCTGAGCGCCTGCGAGGCGGTCCTCGCCGAGGCGCTGCGTCGGGGCGCCGGCGACCGTCTCGACGACGCCGGCGTGTGGCGGGGCGACGAACTCGTGACCAGTCTCGCCGACCTCACCGCCGACGGCCCGATCGAACAGCTCGAGCGGTTCCGACACCCCCGGACCCATCCCCCGGATGAGCACGGCCGTGGCGATGTCCATGCCGGATATGCGGTGGCCGCCCATCGGGCGGTCGTCAACGTCGATCCCGAGCTCGGCCTGATACGGGTCGTCCATGTCGACACCGCCCAGGACGTCGGGAAGGCGCTCAACCCGCAGGCTGTGATCGGCCAGATCGAAGGCGGCATCATGCAGGGAGTGGGCCTGGCCGTGATGGAGGAGATGATCCTGCGCGACGGCCAGGTCGCCAACGCCTCGTTCACCGACTACCTCCTGCCCACCTTCGCCGATGCACCCACGGTGGAAGCAGCCATGATCGAGGACCCGGATCACTGGGGTCCCTTCGGGGCGAAGGGCGTCGGCGAGCCACCGACGATCTCATCCACCCCCGCCATCGTCGCCGCCATTCGTGCCGCCACCGGCGCCGCCCTCACCCGGGTGCCGGTGAGGGCAGAAGACATCGCGAGCCAGTGGTCAGTGGCCAGCGACCAGTGAGGAGACGCGTAACGCTCACCGCTCAACGCAGGAGGTGCCTTGCGTTGAGCGTTGAACGTTGAGCGTTGAGCGTGAAGCGTTCACCCATGCAACGGATCGCAATCATCGGCGGAGGCATCGCCGGGGCTTCGGCGGCGTACGAGATGGCGGGACGGGCGGAGGTCGTGCTCCTCGAGGGTGAGGCCGTGTGCGGGCACCACACCACCGGTCGATCGGCCGCCCTCTACACCGAGTGCTACGGCGATCGGGTGATCCGGGCGCTCGCCGGCGCCGGGCGACCGCTATTGGAGAACCCGCCGGATCGCTTCACCGAGGTACCACTGGTCACGCCGATGCCGATGATCCTGGTCGGCACCCACGACCAGCGGGACCACCTAGACCGGGACCTCGCCGAGTACCGGACGATGGTCCCGACGGTGCGGGCGCTGACCGGTGCGGAAGTCGTGGCGCTCTGCCCTGCGATGGACGGCAATGTCATCGTCGGCGGGATCTACGAGCCGGAGGCACGCAGCATCGACGTCCACGCCCTCCATTCGGGCTTCCTGCGAGGGGCACGGAACCGGGGTGCCGGGATCCGGGTCTCGGCGGTTGTCACGGCGATCGATCGGACACTCCGGGGATGGGAGATCGCCACGGCAGCAGGAGACACGATCACCGCCGACGTAGTCGTGAACGCGGCTGGCGCCTGGTGCGACGAAGTGGCCCGACTCGCCGGAGTGGAGCCGATTGGTCTGCAGCCACTCCGACGAACCGTATTCACCTTCCGCCCGCCAGGTGGACTCGCTCACCGGTCGTGGCCGATGATCCTCGACGTCGGCGAGCGGTACTACTTCCGACCCGAGGGGGACCGCCTCCTCGGTTCCCCGGGCGACGAGACCCCGATGGACGCCTGTGATGTCCGCCACGACGAAGTCGATGTGGCCATCGGCATCGAACGCATCGAAGCGGTGACCACCCTGGCCATCCGGTCGATCGACAGCGCCTGGGCAGGACTCCGCTCGTTCGTCGCCGACCGGCGCCCCGTCAACGGCTGGGACACTGCCTCCCCGGGCTTCTACTGGTTGGCGGGTCAGGGCGGCTCGGGCATCAAGACCTCACCGGCGATGGCTCGGCTCGCCGCCGGGCTGATCCTCGACGGTGTGCCGCCAATCGATCTCGTGGAGCGGGGGATCACCGAGGCTGCCCTCTCCCCCGCCCGGCTGAGTTCGACGGGCGAGTGACCAACGGGGGTAATCTCGGCTCGGCTGCAGCCGCGCCGAGATCTACATAGGAGCCCAGGTGACGCCAGCCAGCGAAGGGGAGGGGATCAACCCGCATCCCGAGAGCCTCATGTCCACTCACGGGTACCGACCTGAGTGGTCGCAGGGATCGTCGGTTCCGCCGATCTTCCAGACCTCGACTTTCGTGTTCTCGTCGGCAGCGGAAGGCAAGCGCTGCTTCGAGCTCGCCTACGGCCTCAGCGACGCGGAACCCGGCGAGGATCCCCACCTCATCTATTCCCGGCTCAACAACCCGAACCTCGAGATCGCAGAGGGACGACTCGCCCTCTGGGACGGCGCCGAAGCCACCGCACTGTTCTCCAGCGGCATGGCGGCCATCACGACGACCCTGTGGACGCTGCTGCGTCCAGGAGACTGCGTGGCGGTGAGCAGCCCCATCTACGGCGGCACCCATCACTTCGTCGAAACGGTGCTGCCCGCCTTCGGCGTTGAGCCGGTCCGATTCGCCCCCGACACCGACGCCGACACCCTGACCGACCTGATCACCGCCACAGGGCGGCCACTCGGGATGATCCTGCTGGAGTCCCCGGCGAATCCGACCAACGATCTGTTCGACATCGAGATGTGCGCCTCGGTAGCGGCCCGGCTTTCCACACCGGATCGGCGCGTCCCGGTTGCCGTCGACAACACGTTCCTCGGCCCCGTGTTCCAAAGACCCCTGGATCACGGCGCTGACCTGGTCATCTACTCGGCCACCAAGTACCTCGGCGGCCACGGCGACCTGATCGCCGGAGCGGTCTCCGGGGACCGAGAATTGCTCGGCGAGATCAGGGCGATGCGAATCTTCGCCGGCAATATGGCCGACCCGTTCACCGCATGGCTCCTGCTACGCAGCCTGCCCACGCTCAGGATGCGCATGGAGCACCAGGCGACCAACGCCCGTCGCGTTGCCGACTTCCTGCGGGGCCACCCCCGGGTGCGCAGCGTCAACTACCTGGGACACCTGGACCCGGGTGACCCGCGGCACGACCTCTACAAGCGCCAATGCCTGGGCGCCGGGGGGATGATCTCGTTCGAGGTGGACGGTGGAGAGGCGGAGGCGTACCGATTCCTCGATGCGCTGCGCCTGTTCAAACTGGCGGTCAGCCTCGGATCGGTCGACTCCCTCGCCGAACATCCCTGCACCATGACCCACTGCGAAGCGGGCAAGGAAGCGAACGCCCGCATCGGCATCACCGAATCGATGGTGCGAATGAGCGTCGGCGTCGAGCACCCGGACGATCTGATCGCGGACCTGAGGCAGGCGTTGGACGCGTAGCCCGACCCGGGCGATCTGATAGCGGATCTGGGGCAGGCCTATACGCGTAACGCTCAACGCTCAACGCAAGACGTCGGCCGCGGCTTTGCGTTGAGCGTTGAGCGTTGAGCGTCCGCCGCGGCGCCTACCCTCCACACCCTCATGCGCGTCACCGTTTGTGAACTCCCGGGCGATCCGGATCGGCTCGAGGAGGGCTGGGCCGGTCTCGTCTCTCATGTGACCGCTGAAGGCAGCGATCTGGTGGTACTCCCCGAGATGCCCTTCTCTCGCTGGCTGGCTGCCACGAAGGACGTGGAACCGGCGGAGTGGGACGCTGCAGCCGCCGCCCATGCGGCCTGGGTGGGTCGGTTCGGCGAGTTGGGCGGAGCCGCCATCGCCAGCTCGAGTCCGGTAGTGCGCTACGGCAAGCGGCTCAACGAGGCTTTCGTGTGGGATGACGGGGACTACCGGATCGCCCACGACAAGTACTACCTCCCCGATGAGGACTTCTACTGGGAGGCGACCTGGTACGAGCGAGGGGACGGCAGCTTCGATGTCATCGACGCCGCCGGAGAAACCGCCGGGTTCCTCGTGTGCTCGGAACTGTGGTTCCCCGACCGAGCCCGCGCCTATGGCCGGGCTGGCGCGTCGATCATCGCCGCGCCGAGAGCAACCCCGTGGTCCAGCCGGGAGCGATGGCTGGTGGCCGGTCGCCATGTCGCCATCAGCGCCGGCGCCTTCTGCCTGTCGTCCAATCGGAGCGGAGACGATCCGAGTGGTCTCACGTGGGCTGGTCTCGGCTGGGTGATCGACCCGGAGGGCGTTGTCCTCGCCGAGACCTCCGCGGATCAGCCCTATGTGACCGTCGACATCGACCCGGCACTCGCTTCAGCGGCCCGATCCACCTACCCCCGCTACATCCCGGAGTAGGGGTACCGGATCGCCGGCCGTAGCCTGTCCGGGATGAGACACTTCACGGGCCTCGTCGCTTGCGCCGCCGCGGCGGTCGCCATCGCCGCCTGCACGGCCGAGCCGACATCGAGCGACAGCACGACGACCACCCTCCTCCCGACAACGACCGTGCCGACCACCACCACGGTGCCAGACGACCCGCCGACGACAACCACCGAGCCAATCAGTGGTCCCCTTGACGACATAACGATCCAGCTCGAAACCGTGGGCACTGGCTTTCAACAACCCATCCTCACGCTCGGAAGAGAGGGCGACGATCACCTCTTCGTCGTTGATCAGGGCGGCCGGATCCTTGCCATCCACTGGCTCGGACCGGGTCACGGGACCACCTTCCCGTACTTTTCCGTTCTCGACCTCTCGTCGCAGGTCGTCTTCTCCGGCGAGCGCGGCCTGCTCGGAGCCGCCTTTCATCCCGACGATCCCACCCGTCTCTTCGTCCACTACAGCCGCGTCGGCGACGGCGCCACCGTGGTCGAGGAGTATCGGGTGCCGGTCCCATTCTTCCCTACGGCTGCCGAGGACCTCAACCAGCTGACCAAGACCCTGCTGGTGATCCCCCAACCGGCGCGCAACCACAACGGCGGCTCGATCGAGTTCGGCCCCGACGGCTTTCTGTACATCGCCCTCGGTGACGGCGGCGGTGGCGGTGACCCGTTCCGTACCGGTCAGAATGCGGGAGCCCTGCTCGGGTCCATCCTCCGGATCGACGTCGACGGCGACCCGTACGCCATCCCCGCCGACAACCCGTTCGCAGACGGCAGCGCAGGGGCCCCGGAAGTCTGGGCCTACGGGCTGCGCAACCCGTGGCGGATCTCCTTCGACGGCGACGACCTGTGGGTGGGCGACGTCGGCCAGGGCGACTGGGAGGAGATCAACCGGGTCTCGTTCAGCGATGCCTTCGGGGCCAATTTCGGGTGGTCGGTGATGGAGGGGACCCACTGCTTCGGGGGACCGGCATCGCTGTGCGACGACAACGACTTCATCACCCCCGTGTTCGAGTACACGATCCGCGGCGTGTCTCGGTGCGCCGTCATAGGCGGGTACGTCTACCGCGGCGCCGCCTTCCCCGATCTCACCGGTGTGTACCTGTACGCCGACTACTGCACCGGGGAACTGTTCGGCCTGAGGCTCGACGACAACGGAACCGTCGTAGAACAGGGCACGCTCATCCAGATCGACGAACAAATTACCTCGCTCGGAACGGATGCGGCCGGGGAACTGTTCGTCCTCACCAGCGGCGGAACTGTGTACCTGGTGACTGCCACCGCGCCCTAGCGCGAGCCACAGACCTCACAGTCGGGCATGCGCTCGTACGCCAGGATCGTGCTCTCCTGAGCCAGCCCGTCGTAGACCAGCACCCGCCCCACCAGCGGCTCGCCCACCCCGAGCAGCAGTTTGAGCACCTCGGTGGCCTGTATCGCCCCGACGACACCCACGACCGGCCCGGAGACGCCGGCGTCGGCGCACACCGGCTCCCCGGCACCCGAGGCATCGGGGAACAGGCAGCAGTAGCAGGGGCCGTCCGGCGGGGAGAACACGGTCACCCGGCCCTCCCAGCGATACACCGAGCCGTGCACCAGCGGCACCCCTCGAGACACCGACGCCGCGTTGAGGGCCAGGCGGGCGGCCGGATCGTCGGTGGCGTCGACCACTACATCCCAGCCGGCGACGAGGTCGCCGGCGTTCTCATCGGTGAGTCGTCCCTGGTACCCCTCGACCCGGACGTCCGGGTTCAGATCCGAGACCGCCATCGCCGCCGAACGAACCTTCGACATGCCCACCCGAGGGGTGGTGTGAGCCACCTGCCGATGAAGGTTGGTGACTTCCACGGCGTCGTCGTCGACGATGCCCAGCGTGCCCACGCCGGCACCGGCGAGGTAGAGGACCACCGGAGAACCCAGTCCACCGGCACCGACGACGAGCACCCGGGCGGAGGCGAGGCGCTGCTGGCCGTCCTCGCCGACACCGGGCAGGATCACCTGGCGGGCATACCGCCCGTCGGACTCCGTCGTCGCGGGTGCGATGGGATGCCCCTCTGCCCCCCAGGCCACGATCCCACCGGCCATGGAGGCGATGTCCGTGTACCCCTGCTCGCCGAGCCACTTGGTCACGAAGAGTGACCGCTTGCCGGTGGCGCAGTAGACGACGATCTGCCGGTCCAGGTCGGGAGCCACCTCGCTCATTCGGGCGGGAACCTGATCCTGTGGCACCAGCACCGCACCGGGGATCACCCCGGTGGCGAACTCGAACGGCTCCCGGATGTCGAGCAGGAGCGCTCCCGACCCGGATGCCTGCGCCGGGGTCACCTCGGCGCCGCTGGCCCGGAGGCCTTCGAGGATGTCTTGGGGATCCACGCCGCGAGCGTACCGTGCGCTCAGACCTGCACCTCGTCGGCGGCATCGTCGGCGATCCGCCAGCCCCGAACCTCGGGTGTCCTCGCCCCCAGCCCGACGATCACGTGGATCCACTCGTGGTCGGTCGGCGCCCTGAGATCGATCGGCGACGGAGTCGCCGGGCCCCGCGGGTGCGAGTGGTACACGCCGCCGATCCTCCACCCCCGAGACTCGGCGTCGACGATGGCGGCGTGATGGTCGTCGGGATCGAGGGTGAAGGCGGTCGCCGGGGTCTCCGCTGCATTTCGAGTCGGGTAGGCGCGAACCATTCTGCCCACACCGTCCATGGCGATGAGTCCACAGGCCTCCAGCGGAGCGTCGGCGAGGGCGTGGGCGAGGAGCTGGCGCCGCCACGGCGCCGGATCCGTCACGGCCGGATCACGGTGCGAATGTCGTCGCCGAACCGCTCCAGCTCGTCGAGTGCCGCGTTGACCGCGCCCGCCTCGAGCGGCACCGACGCGGTCACCGCACCGGTCAGGTCGAGCGTCCCCGCCGCCGCCATGTCGAGCAGTTCGGCGATCTCGGCCTCGAGGTGATCGGAGGCTCCCACGATCTCGGCCTCCCTGAGTACCAGGTCGCGGAACGGGTCCACACCGAACTCGCGATGGGTGATGCCGACGGCGACCGCCCGACCGAACCGGGCCAGCGAACCCACGGCGCGGCGCATCACTTCGGCGTCGCCGACCAGTTCGAGGGCGACGTCCACGCCGCCACCGGTCGCCTCCCGGATCTGCCCGACGGGGTCCTCGGTGGCGTCGACCGGGATGGCGCCGAGTTCCGCGGCGTGGCGGAGCTTGGTCGGGTTGATGTCAACCGCGTAGATCTCGGCGGCGCCGAGGGCCGATGCCAGGAGGATCGCCGAGGTGCCCAGCCCACCGGCGCCGAAGACCGCCACCCGGTCCCCCGGCCCCAATCGACCCTTGCGCAGGGCGTGGAGACTGGTGGCGGTCGAGCACATCATGATCGCGGCGATCTCGGTCGCCACCCCGTCGGGAACGACATGAGCGTTCCTCGCAGGAATGACGACGAAGTCGGCGTATCCGCCGGGGCGATCGAGTCCGACCATCGCTCCGGTCTCACAGAACTGTTCCGCGCCGCGGACACACCATTCGCACCGGCCGCAAGAGACCAGGTAGTGCAGGCACACCCGTCGGCCTTCGAGGTCCTCGTCGACGCCGGAGCCGACTGCGACCACCCGCCCGGCGACCTCGTGGCCCGGGATGAGGGGAAGGCCCGGCACGGCACGGGTACCGGCCCGGTAATGCACGTCCGATCGACAGATCCCGGTCGCCTCGACGGCGATCACCACGTCATCGTCAGAAGGCGTCGGATCGGGGAGGTCGGCCCCGACGAGGGGACTGCCGAGCGCTTCGATCTGCAGGGCACGCACGCCCGCAGCCTAGGAATCCGCTCGGTCGGCGTTCAGACGGCCGGGTTGGGCGGGTCGAGCTTGAGCGTGTAGCCCTTCACGAGCAGGCCGAGCGAAGCGAGGGCGGTCATCCGCGGCGCCAGGATGACACCGGCCAGCGCCGCACCAGCGACGTGGATGAGGCGCAGATGCAGGAAAGGCTGGCCCTTGGTGCTCCGCACCGTGAGCGTCCGGCCCGACAGGCCCGAGAAGAAGCTTGAGATATTGTCGTTCACGAGCCGAAGGCTAGCCGGGGTCGGAGTACTACCGGCGCTCGACCAGCAGGCTGGCCACGAAGACCGTCTGCGCGGCCAGGGCGATCACGCCGGCGACGGCGAGACCCACCGATGCCGAGATGGTGACGGTGACCGGGATGATGGCGCCGATCACCCAGGCGAGCTGAAACAGGGTCTCCGAGCGGGTGAAGGCAGCCCCCCGCCTGTCCGGGTGCACCTTCGCCTGGAGCAGTCCGTCGAAGGCGAACTTGGCTGTACCCCAGGCCAATCCGGCTGCCCCGGCGAGGGCGGCGGCGGCAGGCAACCCGAAGAACTGACCGGCGATGAATGCTGCTGCCGCCTCGATGGCCAGGGCGGCCACCACCATCGGCTCCTCGTGGAGGAACCGCTCGAGCAGCGGACTCAGCGCAGATGCGAGCCCGTAGCCGAGGCCGGCAGCGGCGATGAGCGCTCCAAAGTCGAGGAGACCGGCCTCGGCGTCGCGGAAAGCGAAGGCGAGGAGCAGGATGAGAAAGCCGTTGAGCAACCGCACCACCGCGGTCGCCAGACGGGACAGGCGAAGGGACCGCGGCGGCGTCGCCGGGAACAGGTCATCGAGCGCCTCCCCCTCGGCGACATCTGGCCGCCGGGGGTTTGGCAGTCCGAGGCTGAGATAGGCGGACAGCCCGAAGAAGAAGGCAGCCAGCAGCAGCCCCAATGCCGGGTCGATGCGCACCACGGCAGCACCGATCGGGAGGATGAGGGCCCCCGAGTAGATGGCCACCCGCGCCAGGAACGCATTGGCGCTCACCAGGGCGATCGGCTGGGCGAGGGCCACCGGGAGCAGGCTCGCCTTGCCGATCCCGAACAGCCGGGAGAACACGAGCATGGCGAACGCCAGGGGGAAGAGCCAGAGGGTGGTGAGTCCCATCATCATGACGACGGCGACCACCGACCGCAAGGAGGCCGACAGGGTCATCGTTGCTCGGTAGACCCCGGGAAACCGGGAGAACACCCCACCGAGCACCGGGGCGACGATGGCGAACGGGGCAATGGTCAGCCCCAGGTAGAGGGCAACACTCGCTCGAGCCTCACTCGATGGGACGCCGAAGAAGAGCGTGCTCGCCAGGGCCAGAGCCACCAG
Proteins encoded in this region:
- a CDS encoding molybdopterin cofactor-binding domain-containing protein; translated protein: MSAPRPDGTPKVRGEFAFSSDLSAEGMLWGTTVRSPHARARIDRLDTAAALAIPGVRAVLTIDDVPGRRLFGLEHPDQPVLAEGEARFWGEPVAVVAADDRETARRGADAVVVDYTELEPFTDPTVAEDRGETFRVFDITHGDATGTVVVEGYYETGMQDQAPLGTESGLAIPDGEGGVDLHISTQWLHADHEQVVASLGLEPHQVRLHMAGIGGAFGAREDLSLQVHLCLLALHTGRPVKMVYDRSESFVGHVHRHPARMWYRHEAEPDGTLRRVEAKIILDGGAYASTSSAVLANSAYFAVGPYRCDAVRVHAVAARTNNPPCGAMRGFGAVQSCFGYESQMDRLADALGMDPIELRLKNALAPGDRLPTTGQLIEGSMPVREVIETLRAMPLPADETSGDPRRLPGGTGNTTPASAVVRGVGFAVGIKNLAFSEGFDDYAEVRASLGPDGLTIHTAAAEVGQGLVTVLEQIGRSATGVETVRVVWDTTAQIGSAGSSSASRQSQMSGGAALSACEAVLAEALRRGAGDRLDDAGVWRGDELVTSLADLTADGPIEQLERFRHPRTHPPDEHGRGDVHAGYAVAAHRAVVNVDPELGLIRVVHVDTAQDVGKALNPQAVIGQIEGGIMQGVGLAVMEEMILRDGQVANASFTDYLLPTFADAPTVEAAMIEDPDHWGPFGAKGVGEPPTISSTPAIVAAIRAATGAALTRVPVRAEDIASQWSVASDQ
- a CDS encoding FAD-binding oxidoreductase; the protein is MQRIAIIGGGIAGASAAYEMAGRAEVVLLEGEAVCGHHTTGRSAALYTECYGDRVIRALAGAGRPLLENPPDRFTEVPLVTPMPMILVGTHDQRDHLDRDLAEYRTMVPTVRALTGAEVVALCPAMDGNVIVGGIYEPEARSIDVHALHSGFLRGARNRGAGIRVSAVVTAIDRTLRGWEIATAAGDTITADVVVNAAGAWCDEVARLAGVEPIGLQPLRRTVFTFRPPGGLAHRSWPMILDVGERYYFRPEGDRLLGSPGDETPMDACDVRHDEVDVAIGIERIEAVTTLAIRSIDSAWAGLRSFVADRRPVNGWDTASPGFYWLAGQGGSGIKTSPAMARLAAGLILDGVPPIDLVERGITEAALSPARLSSTGE
- a CDS encoding aminotransferase class I/II-fold pyridoxal phosphate-dependent enzyme; the encoded protein is MSTHGYRPEWSQGSSVPPIFQTSTFVFSSAAEGKRCFELAYGLSDAEPGEDPHLIYSRLNNPNLEIAEGRLALWDGAEATALFSSGMAAITTTLWTLLRPGDCVAVSSPIYGGTHHFVETVLPAFGVEPVRFAPDTDADTLTDLITATGRPLGMILLESPANPTNDLFDIEMCASVAARLSTPDRRVPVAVDNTFLGPVFQRPLDHGADLVIYSATKYLGGHGDLIAGAVSGDRELLGEIRAMRIFAGNMADPFTAWLLLRSLPTLRMRMEHQATNARRVADFLRGHPRVRSVNYLGHLDPGDPRHDLYKRQCLGAGGMISFEVDGGEAEAYRFLDALRLFKLAVSLGSVDSLAEHPCTMTHCEAGKEANARIGITESMVRMSVGVEHPDDLIADLRQALDA
- a CDS encoding carbon-nitrogen hydrolase family protein; translated protein: MRVTVCELPGDPDRLEEGWAGLVSHVTAEGSDLVVLPEMPFSRWLAATKDVEPAEWDAAAAAHAAWVGRFGELGGAAIASSSPVVRYGKRLNEAFVWDDGDYRIAHDKYYLPDEDFYWEATWYERGDGSFDVIDAAGETAGFLVCSELWFPDRARAYGRAGASIIAAPRATPWSSRERWLVAGRHVAISAGAFCLSSNRSGDDPSGLTWAGLGWVIDPEGVVLAETSADQPYVTVDIDPALASAARSTYPRYIPE
- a CDS encoding PQQ-dependent sugar dehydrogenase, translated to MRHFTGLVACAAAAVAIAACTAEPTSSDSTTTTLLPTTTVPTTTTVPDDPPTTTTEPISGPLDDITIQLETVGTGFQQPILTLGREGDDHLFVVDQGGRILAIHWLGPGHGTTFPYFSVLDLSSQVVFSGERGLLGAAFHPDDPTRLFVHYSRVGDGATVVEEYRVPVPFFPTAAEDLNQLTKTLLVIPQPARNHNGGSIEFGPDGFLYIALGDGGGGGDPFRTGQNAGALLGSILRIDVDGDPYAIPADNPFADGSAGAPEVWAYGLRNPWRISFDGDDLWVGDVGQGDWEEINRVSFSDAFGANFGWSVMEGTHCFGGPASLCDDNDFITPVFEYTIRGVSRCAVIGGYVYRGAAFPDLTGVYLYADYCTGELFGLRLDDNGTVVEQGTLIQIDEQITSLGTDAAGELFVLTSGGTVYLVTATAP
- the moeB gene encoding molybdopterin-synthase adenylyltransferase MoeB, which translates into the protein MDPQDILEGLRASGAEVTPAQASGSGALLLDIREPFEFATGVIPGAVLVPQDQVPARMSEVAPDLDRQIVVYCATGKRSLFVTKWLGEQGYTDIASMAGGIVAWGAEGHPIAPATTESDGRYARQVILPGVGEDGQQRLASARVLVVGAGGLGSPVVLYLAGAGVGTLGIVDDDAVEVTNLHRQVAHTTPRVGMSKVRSAAMAVSDLNPDVRVEGYQGRLTDENAGDLVAGWDVVVDATDDPAARLALNAASVSRGVPLVHGSVYRWEGRVTVFSPPDGPCYCCLFPDASGAGEPVCADAGVSGPVVGVVGAIQATEVLKLLLGVGEPLVGRVLVYDGLAQESTILAYERMPDCEVCGSR
- a CDS encoding M67 family metallopeptidase, with translation MTDPAPWRRQLLAHALADAPLEACGLIAMDGVGRMVRAYPTRNAAETPATAFTLDPDDHHAAIVDAESRGWRIGGVYHSHPRGPATPSPIDLRAPTDHEWIHVIVGLGARTPEVRGWRIADDAADEVQV
- a CDS encoding alcohol dehydrogenase catalytic domain-containing protein, which translates into the protein MRALQIEALGSPLVGADLPDPTPSDDDVVIAVEATGICRSDVHYRAGTRAVPGLPLIPGHEVAGRVVAVGSGVDEDLEGRRVCLHYLVSCGRCEWCVRGAEQFCETGAMVGLDRPGGYADFVVIPARNAHVVPDGVATEIAAIMMCSTATSLHALRKGRLGPGDRVAVFGAGGLGTSAILLASALGAAEIYAVDINPTKLRHAAELGAIPVDATEDPVGQIREATGGGVDVALELVGDAEVMRRAVGSLARFGRAVAVGITHREFGVDPFRDLVLREAEIVGASDHLEAEIAELLDMAAAGTLDLTGAVTASVPLEAGAVNAALDELERFGDDIRTVIRP